The following coding sequences lie in one Macrobrachium nipponense isolate FS-2020 chromosome 45, ASM1510439v2, whole genome shotgun sequence genomic window:
- the LOC135214168 gene encoding zinc finger MYM-type protein 6-like: MPAVAVVLSTVMNQSPQEVTSVIPLSNSSVSRRIDEMAADVENQLISKKLKVNDFSLQLDESTLPDNSALLMAFVRFLDVDEICQEMLFALKLTTDTKGESIFKKPEVYF, from the coding sequence ATGCCGGCAGTGGCTGTAGTGCTTTCAACAGTCATGAATCAGAGTCCACAAGAAGTAACTAGTGTTATTCCTCTGAGCAACTCCTCAGTATCACGCCGTATTGATGAGATGGCAGCTGATGTTGAAAACCAATTAATCTCAAAAAAACTGAAGGTGAATGATTTCTCGCTTCAACTCGACGAATCAACTTTACCTGATAATTCTGCTCTTTTGATGGCATTTGTGAGGTTTCTTGATGTAGATGAAATATGTCAAGAAATGCTTTTCGCATTGAAATTAACGACTGACACTAAAGGAGAATCCATCTTCAAAAAACCTGAGGTCTATTTTTGA